One Siniperca chuatsi isolate FFG_IHB_CAS linkage group LG3, ASM2008510v1, whole genome shotgun sequence genomic region harbors:
- the LOC122873874 gene encoding uncharacterized protein LOC122873874, producing MTRAALAKLLILVILAFIICLPEFFTLHRASKVSFLCLPYRPCQRGNQVKRGGDGKTGDVEIRRKVMCDPSQTPESEKWEQACTQENQSNTTDPVSDSKRGVEDPEKSWFMCETDMDMAELHSNISSSALKVDFEVSVELKLRDAETLNLTLYGRSNHSSLNLHPPDEEKEDDGGKRKAFYCCLPAPPTSESANQSRCLLWLANQTLLTVPAKEKLPWKRPQKDEWRSMFRVLWLALLCVVLLAIVTTVLRQIYRERHLCKKPKVHRVGYAGQRLKDGEKHMEINIPKSNSINSTKGMILHSYGSQPWSGLSPIQEVDTQDEIETLLDGNVDQCHTANLHHRGHPSTSSLTEEQAW from the exons ATGACAAGAGCAGCACTGGCTAAACTTCTCATCCTCGTGATCCTCGCCTTTATCATCTGCCTCCCAGAATTCTTCACATTGCACAGAG CATCAAAAGTTAGCTTCCTCTGTCTGCCCTACCGACCCTGTCAGCGAGGGAATCAGGTGAAGAGGGGGGGGGATGGGAAGACTGGGGATGTTGAAATCAGGAGAAAGGTTATGTGTGACCCTTCTCAGACTCCAGAAAGTGAAAAGTGGGAGCAGGCCTGCACACAAGAGAATCAAAGCAACACGACAGATCCTGTGTCTGACTCCAAGAGAGGCGTTGAAGACCCAGAAAAGAGCTGGTTCATGTGTGAAACAGATATGGACATGGCAGAATTACATAGCAACATCTCATCTTCAG CTCTAAAGGTAGATTTCGAGGTGTCAGTGGAGCTTAAACTCAGAGATGCAGAGACCCTGAACCTTACCTTGTACGGCCGCAGTAATCACAGCTCCTTAAACCTCCACCCACCtgatgaggagaaggaggatgatggaggaaagaggaaggCATTTTACTGCTGTCTCCCTGCCCCGCCCACCTCGGAGTCAGCCAATCAAAGCCGCTGTCTCCTTTGGCTCGCCAATCAAACACTTTTGACTGTACCAGCAAAGGAAAAGCTGCCATGGAAACGGCCACAGAAAG atGAGTGGCGGTCTATGTTCAGGGTGCTCTGGCTGGCTCTGCTGTGTGTGGTGTTGCTGGCTATAGTCACAACTGTGCTCAGACAAATCTACCGGGAGAGACACTTGTGca AAAAGCCCAAGGTGCACCGTGTTGGTTACGCAGGCCAGCGGTTAAAAG ATGGCGAGAAGCACATGGAAATCAACATTCCCAAAAGTAACTCCATAAACTCTACAAAAG GGATGATCCTTCACTCCTATGGTTCCCAGCCTTGGTCAG GACTGTCACCCATTCAAGAAGTTGACACTCAAG atgaaatAGAAACTCTGCTGGATGGAAATGTTGACCAGTGCCATACAG CAAATCTGCATCATCGTGGCcatccctccacctcctccctcacAGAGGAGCAGGCCTGGTGA